A part of Aspergillus flavus chromosome 1, complete sequence genomic DNA contains:
- a CDS encoding bis-tetraphosphatase, producing MPRLPPPTAAAGFNLAIDSEPVINKMQLGLSESLPALVSKRFTAAKGSGHLLFSQTHLTTIQTAGIPYQLRYCPALANKPSGAPNTEKSTTKPKFDPFQDPSPELLIAQIPRENPTHLLVLNKFPVIPNHFILATKEWRLQTDILEKEDLDAAYACVKAWGEENKANGAACKQLFAFFNSGNDSGASQPHRHLQFLPVESMSQSDSGNWQPLIDVVSGQPTSPGSKYLRCAQVPFAHFALPLPPDPSADTLHHIYLSLYRAALAAAQGSTGSSAPTTSGPAAISYNLAMTDSVMMICPRRSESAQIPVDSATSAEISGAGIVALNGTILAGTLMVKAEAEWDELRRNPDSLKEVLTTIGYPHPDLRKISLL from the exons ATGCCCCGCCTTCCGCCTCCAACTGCCGCAGCCGGTTTCAACCTCGCAATTGATTCAGAACCGGTCATTAACAAGATGCAATTGGGTTTGTCAGAAAGTCTTCCTGCCCTCGTATCCAAGCGCTTCACAGCTGCTAAAGGATCTGGTCATCTTCTATTTTCTCAAACACACCTGACCACTATCCAGACTGCAGGGATACCG TATCAACTTCGGTATTGTCCTGCTCTTGCGAATAAACCATCAGGGGCTCCAAACACTGAAAAGTCCACTACGAAGCCTAAATTCGATCCTTTCCAAGACCCCTCTCCAGAGCTCTTGATCGCTCAGATACCCCGGGAGAACCCAACCCATTTACTAGTACTCAACAAATTTCCCGTAATCCCCAATCATTTCATCCTAGCTACAAAAGAATGGAGACTACAAACAGACATTCTGGAAAAAGAGGACTTGGATGCGGCTTATGCTTGCGTCAAAGCATGGGGTGAGGAGAACAAGGCAAATGGCGCGGCTTGCAAACAGCTTTTCGCCTTTTTCAACTCCGGCAACGACAGCGGGGCAAGCCAACCTCATAGGCACTTACAGTTCTTACCTGTCGAAAGCATGTCTCAAAGTGACTCGGGGAACTGGCAGCCCTTGATCGATGTAGTTTCAGGGCAACCAACATCCCCCGGTTCTAAATACTTGCGATGTGCCCAGGTACCGTTTGCGCATTTTGCCCTTCCGTTGCCCCCGGACCCCTCTGCCGACACCCTACATCACATTTATTTGTCCCTGTACAGAGCAGCATTAGCAGCTGCACAGGGAAGCACGGGAAGTTCCGCCCCGACGACCAGTGGTCCAGCTGCAATCAGTTACAATCTAGCAATGACTGAttcggtgatgatgatctgtCCCAGGAGAAGTGAAAGTGCTCAAATCCCAGTCGACAGTGCAACATCAGCGGAGATCTCCGGGGCTGGTATCGTTGCCTTGAATGGCACAATTCTTGCTGGTACGCTCATGGTAAAAGCTGAGGCCGAATGGGACGAACTACGTCGTAACCCGGATTCCCTTAAAGAGGTCTTGACGACAATTGGATATCCTCACCCAGATCTGCGCAAGATCTCCTTACTATGA
- a CDS encoding nineteen complex-related protein 2-domain-containing protein, whose protein sequence is MAEDGEQESEVVIPKRQGLGRRALENSALQRSLTPSGSGGQLPIRVGPEQDRPSYSNEYLKELRNSTPSTPKNATDDDNEKTIDVAAKFGEVMKVTAPAAIPSEAEIREKKERRARLAKEQQYGISTEKDFISLDDTMEDEEWDSKNEKEDLRDTRLIRDDEDFAEGFDEFVEDGRISLGRKAERERAKKQREEMRELIEDAEGDSDEDDSDLEEKAAYEAAQTRAAMGHSGKDYTDRPKTPPKMTSLPRLSTCLDRLRTTLAVMEKSKTQMIDRMEELRKEKADIAVREVEIQALIKEAGDNYEKLKQEAGRTPGSDEDTAAERGLESIGNSMAVSTGNSEDES, encoded by the coding sequence ATGGCCGAAGATGGCGAACAGGAAAGTGAAGTGGTAATACCGAAAAGGCAAGGACTTGGGAGGCGAGCACTGGAAAATAGTGCTTTGCAGAGGTCGCTCACGCCATCGGGATCAGGTGGCCAGCTTCCAATCAGGGTTGGCCCAGAACAAGATCGGCCAAGTTACAGCAATGAATATTTGAAGGAGCTTCGAAATTCAACGCCTTCAACACCAAAGAATGCCACCGACGACGATAACGAGAAGACTATTGATGTTGCAGCCAAGTTCGGCGAGGTTATGAAAGTCACAGCGCCGGCCGCCATTCCCAGCGAAGCGGAGAttagagagaaaaaagaaagaagagcacGCTTGGCCAAAGAACAGCAGTATGGAATCTCAACAGAGAAGGACTTTATCTCATTGGATGATActatggaggatgaagaatgGGACTcgaaaaatgaaaaagaggACCTAAGGGACACTCGGCTGATCCgtgatgatgaggatttCGCAGAGGGCTTCGACGAGTTTGTGGAGGATGGACGCATATCTCTGGGGAGAAAAGCCGAGCGCGAGAGGGCCAAAAAGCAGCGTGAAGAAATGCGAGAGCTCATCGAAGATGCCGAAGGGGATTCGGACGAGGACGACTCGGACTTAGAAGAAAAGGCTGCTTACGAAGCCGCCCAAACAAGGGCTGCCATGGGCCACAGCGGCAAAGACTATACAGATCGACCAAAGACTCCTCCCAAAATGACCTCACTTCCACGCCTATCAACCTGTCTTGACCGATTACGCACAACCCTGGCCGTCATGGAAAAGTCGAAAACCCAAATGATTGATCGAATGGAAGAActaagaaaggaaaaggccGACATAGCTGTGCGAGAAGTAGAGATTCAGGCTTTAATCAAAGAAGCTGGGGATAACTACGAGAAACTCAAACAAGAAGCTGGGCGCACTCCTGGCTCTGACGAGGATACAGCTGCCGAACGAGGATTGGAGAGTATTGGCAATTCCATGGCAGTATCAACAGGAAATTCCGAGGACGAGTCGTGA
- a CDS encoding putative small nuclear ribonucleoprotein SmG (small nuclear ribonucleoprotein G) yields MPQAQPELKKYMEKRVFCQLNGNRKVIGILRGYDVFMNIVLDEAFEEKQGGEKVAIGMVVIRGNSVVMLEALERISDK; encoded by the exons ATGCCTCAAGCTCAGCCCGAGTTGAAGAAG TACATGGAAAAGCGGGTATTTTGCCAACTGAACGGCAACCGCAAAGTCATTGGTATCCTGAGAGGTTACGAT GTATTCATGAACATCGTGCTCGACGAAGCTTTCGAAGAGAAGCAGGGCGGAGAGAAGGTCGCAATTGGCATGGTG GTCATTCGCGGTAACTCGGTCGTCATGCTCGAG GCTCTGGAACGTATAAGCGACAAATAA
- a CDS encoding putative transcription initiation factor TFIID subunit TSM1/127kD (unnamed protein product): MPGVVDAPAGPAWQGLGFTVAHQKVELELDFANKSLKGKTEITIHPHYKELRVIRLNFRQGEIRRLNVSGKIPSMKYADPYESLQLYGPHYHQRLSSKIDGLLKCPPEPDLLLSVPKSVRIEELDPFSVEAQDQMALRATGAADDSEGPLSSKAPDTTLPRFTALTVNIEFTIDNIKDGLQFVGVENGDRRYPHAFTTNSLGYGAGCPLFPCVDDPSSRCTWELSIKCPCSLGDVFDRKIRDPVSSNASGRPKPTSNLGRYISPDDEALDLLVVCSGDMTDEIIDPKDTSKKTVSFACTSPLSAQQVGFAVGPFEYVNLAHFRESDQDEQLGQNAIPLHAFCLPGRGDELRNTCFPMAKAIDFFSLSYGSYPFSSYKMCFVDDAPEDTLSTACLSICSSHLLFPEDIIDPMYDATRALVYGLASQWIGVNIVPKAPTDTWVTVGVAWFITDTFMRKLCGNNEYRFRLKQMSDRVCELDYERPSIFDMGNILQLDSSEIDFIALKAPLVLFILDRRLTKASGKATMSRIISRLFLNARMGDIPNGAVSTMLFQKTCERLGHAKLDSFFQQWVLGAGCPRFQATQRFNKKKLVVEMMIKQVQSEQPSTRDLDKNTFMRDVKEEIRGIYAGVVQPVFTGSMTIRIHEADGTPYEHIVEIKEGVTKFDIPYNTKYKRLKRNKRQKERAAAASGGDPNAEVQEDVLLYCLGDVLQSEEEIQEWKLADWSKEDEERMGQESYEWIRMDADFEWICKLSLVMPGYMYLSQLQQDRDVIAQLESLQYMAAQREHPLISTIFVRTLMDRRYFYGIRVAAAKALIKHAKEEINWLGLFHLERAFQELFCLPGSPMTRSNDFSDRAAYVLQLVIPEAISKVRDNNGKTPMRVKRFLYDKLRFNDNSNNEYSDNYYVATLMQSLCHAMLGRVESRSHDLDDFDMEGVLESQAEEKLEKDAIAEIDRYRRMDEWSSSYQNLYSRTTLRCQMQLMQAKITELDIMQFLPYTRAGTYDLLRLEAFECLVETDIFQSPELLRWFIFTMSSDSSSWLRRRLHYLFGKALAPVAFGRGTSDKTPASGDGLIIEQESSTEVRQADLARRQTVPGAIEALKGELKGDQLLKESLWAACNSPCIGILELSEFTDLCRILYDPATSVKVALKYPRYWQVKHLGKVSFTASCPDRLTTALMYLLGTAAFHSLEQIPYLTSIQRPESRETQTRRTGYGTPCPSHHIQAVKAWPKYPVSKPNSTSTADHQAAHSESILPRTSSAIQDTRHSDHPIYSWGWRVQIKIKIWPEAKIN, translated from the exons ATGCCTGGCGTTGTCGATGCTCCTGCCGGCCCTGCCTGGCAGGGACTGGGTTTTACGGTTGCGCACCAGAAGgttgagctggagctggactTTGCAAATAAGAGCCTCAAGGGGAAGACTGAAATTACGATCCATCCACATTACAAGGAGCTCCGAGTTATTCGATTAAATTTCCGACAGGGCGAGATTAGGCGCTTGAATGTCTCCGGGAAGATACCGTCAATGAAATATGCGGATCCCTACGAGTCACTGCAACTGTACGGACCTCATTATCATCAACGACTCTCCTCGAAAATAGATGGCTTGCTTAAGTGCCCGCCGGAGCCCGACCTGCTTTTGTCGGTCCCAAAAAGTGTTAGGATAGAAGAACTGGACCCTTTCTCAGTTGAGGCCCAAGATCAAATGGCGCTCCGTGCAACTGGCGCTGCCGATGATTCTGAAGGCCCTTTGAGCTCCAAAGCGCCAGATACTACGCTTCCTCGATTTACGGCACTGACGGTCAACATCGAATTTACTATCGACAATATAAAGGATGGGTTACAGTTCGTGGGAGTCGAGAATGGGGACAGACGTTACCCGCATGCCTTTACAACAAACTCGCTTGGATATGGGGCCGGTTgccctcttttcccttgcGTTGATGACCCTTCGTCACGTTGCACCTGGGAACTTTCTATCAAATGCCCCTGTTCGCTGGGGGATGTGTTTGACCGCAAAATCCGCGATCCAGTTAGCTCCAACGCTTCTGGACGCCCTAAACCGACGTCAAATCTTGGCCGATACATATCTCCGGATGATGAAGCCTTGGACCTGCTGGTGGTTTGTTCTGGAGATATGACGGATGAGATTATCGATCCGAAAGATACCAGCAAGAAGACAGTATCCTTCGCATGTACCTCACCGCTCTCCGCCCAGCAAGTTGGATTTGCTGTTGGCCCGTTTGAATATGTCAACCTTGCACATTTCCGGGAAAGCGACCAAGATGAGCAGCTTGGCCAGAATGCCATCCCTTTGCATGCTTTTTGCCTTCCTGGGCGAGGCGATGAACTCAGAAACACTTGTTTTCCAATGGCGAAGGCGATCGACTTCTTTTCCTTATCATATGGGTCGTATCCATTTTCAAGTTACAAAATGTGCTTCGTAGATGACGCGCCCGAGGATACTTTGTCGACAGCGTGCTTGTCAATTTGCAGCAGTCATCTCCTATTCCCTGAAGATATTATCGATCCAATGTACGACGCGACGCGTGCTCTCGTCTACGGCCTTGCGTCTCAGTGGATTGGTGTTAACATCGTTCCAAAGGCGCCAACTGACACTTGGGTCACAGTAGGCGTCGCGTGGTTTATCACAGATACGTTCATGAGAAAACTTTGTGGGAATAATGAATATCGCTTTCGACTAAAACAGATGTCTGATAGAGTATGCGAGTTGGACTATGAGCGTCCCTCAATATTTGACATGGGAAATATACTCCAGCTTGACTCGTCTGAGATTGATTTCATAGCACTCAAGGCCCCTCTTGTGCTTTTCATCCTCGACCGAAGGCTTACGAAAGCTAGTGGAAAGGCCACAATGTCCCGCATCATTTCTCGGCTTTTTCTCAATGCTCGAATGGGCGATATCCCGAACGGGGCGGTATCCACCATGCTTTTCCAAAAGACCTGTGAACGACTGGGTCACGCGAAACTGGACTCATTCTTTCAACAATGGGTCTTGGGTGCTGGGTGTCCCCGCTTCCAGGCTACACAGAGGTTCAATAAAAAGAAGCTCGTAGTGGAAATGATGATAAAGCAAGTGCAATCAGAGCAGCCCAGCACACGTGACCTGGACAAGAATACCTTCATGCGTGATGTTAAGGAGGAGATTCGGGGCATCTATGCCGGGGTTGTTCAGCCGGTTTTTACTGGCTCCATGACGATTAGAATTCACGAAGCTGATGGCACACCTTATGAACATATTGTCGAGATTAAAGAAGGCGTCACCAAATTCGATATCCCTTATAACACAAAATACAAGCGTTTGAAGCGGAACAAGAGGCAGAAAGAACGGGCCGCTGCTGCTTCGGGTGGTGATCCTAATGCAGAAGTTCAGGAAGATGTTTTGCTTTATTGCTTGGGTGATGTACTTCAGAGTGAGGAAGAAATTCAAGAGTGGAAGCTGGCTGATTGGAGTaaggaagacgaggagcGAATGGGCCAGGAGTCTTACGAATGGATTCGCATGGATGCAGATTTCGAGTGGATTTGTAAGCTTTCCTTGGTGATGCCAGGTTATATGTACCTTTCGCAGCTCCAACAAGATCGAGATGTGATAGCCCAATTGGAG TCTCTACAATATATGGCAGCCCAAAGAGAACACCCGTTAATATCCACGATTTTTGTCCGAACCCTAATGGACCGAAGGTACTTTTACGGAATCCGTGTGGCCGCAGCAAAGGCCTTGATTAAGCATGCCAAGGAAGAAATCAACTGGCTGGGGTTATTCCACCTGGAACGAGCTTTCCAGGAATTATTCTGTCTTCCAGGATCACCTATGACCCGCTCAAATGATTTTTCCGATAGGGCTGCTTATGTGCTTCAATTGGTCATCCCTGAAGCTATCTCAAAAGTAAGAGACAACAATGGGAAAACACCGATGCGCGTAAAGCGTTTTCTTTATGACAAGCTACGGTTCAATGATAATTCCAACAACGAG TATTCGGATAATTATTATGTCGCGACACTTATGCAGTCCCTTTGTCACGCCATGCTAGGCAGAGTTGAGTCTCGCTCTCACGATCTGGACGATTTCGACATGGAGGGGGTCCTTGAATCTCAGGCCGAAGAAAAATTGGAGAAAGACGCCATCGCCGAAATTGATAGATATCGAAGAATGGATGAATGGTCCAGCTCGTACCAGAACCTCTATTCACGTACCACGCTACGCTGTCAGATGCAGCTCATGCAAGCCAAAATAACGGAGTTGGATATAATGCAGTTCCTGCCTTATACTCGGGCCGGCACTTATGACCTGCTTCGCTTGGAGGCGTTTGAATGTCTCGTGGAGACCGATATCTTCCAGAGCCCTGAACTCTTGAGGTGGTTCATTTTTACCATGTCGAGCGACTCTTCTTCGTGGCTCCGACGGCGTCTTCATTACTTGTTTGGCAAGGCGCTTGCTCCTGTAGCCTTTGGTCGCGGCACAAGTGATAAGACCCCGGCTTCCGGTGATGGCTTAATCATTGAACAAGAATCTTCCACCGAGGTCCGCCAGGCAGACCTCGCGCGAAGGCAGACAGTCCCCGGAGCCATAGAGGCACTTAAAGGTGAACTTAAAGGTGACCAACTCCTCAAAGAGTCATTGTGGGCTGCGTGCAACTCTCCGTGCATTGGGATCCTGGAACTTTCCGAGTTTACTGATCTCTGCCGCATCTTGTATGACCCGGCCACTAGTGTGAAGGTTGCATTGAAGTATCCGCGATATTGGCAAGTGAAGCATCTCGGGAAGGTGAGCTTTACTGCATCGTGTCCGGACCGTCTTACGACAGCGCTAATGTATCTTCTAGGGACGGCTGCATTTCACTCGCTCGAGCAAATTCCGTACCTCACTTCCATCCAAAGACCCGAATCCCGCGAAACGCAAACGAGAAGAACCGGGTATGGCACCCCCTGCCCCTCGCATCACATTCAAGCAGTCAAAGCTTGGCCCAAGTACCCCGTCAGCAAACCCAACTCCACGTCCACAGCCGATCACCAAGCTGCACATTCCGAATCGATCCTCCCCCGTACCTCAAGCGCCATCCAGGACACCCGCCACTCCGACCACCCCATCTACTcctgggggtggagggttcaaattaagattaaaatttgGCCAGAAGCCAAAATAAACTAA
- a CDS encoding sn-1,2-diacylglycerol ethanolamine and cholinephosphotransferase (sn-1,2-diacylglycerol cholinephosphotransferase), with amino-acid sequence MNAIFERIQAIQDSLSDDALAPLKSYKYQSVDKSFISRYVLKHYWNAFVELLPMWIAPNMVTLLGFMFIVGNVMLIEMLMPDLVGPGPSWLYYSFAFGMWMYSTLDNVDGKQARRTGTSSGLGELFDHGIDSLNCTLASLLETAALGFGSTNLGAWTALVPCLAMYFSTWETYHTHTLYLGYFNGPTEGLLIAIGLMVASGWYGPEIWSRPIVEFLNIPQIFGNNSVKDLWIPLLLSSFFLGHLPGCVYNVISSRRKQNLPISPIFKEWVPMIVFTGCNMAWLFSPYSRILADNRLVLYCWTISFVFGRMTTKIILAHLLRQPFPHWTVLQTPLVGGAVLVNLPWIGLPGMSAWVELLYLRMYLLFAFVIYMYWAFLVINRITTFLGINCLTIRRDKSTAREQAYRDLGERNFEDANTGGDTNAGRYKSH; translated from the exons ATGAACGCAATTTTCGAGAGGATCCAAG CGATCCAAGACTCGCTCTCCGACGACGCTCTGGCGCCGCTCAAAAGCTACAAGTACCAGAGTGTGGATAAGTCCTTTATCTCTAGATATGTCTTGAAGCACTAC TGGAATGCGTTCGTCGAACTCTTACCGATGTGGATAGCTCCGAACATGGTAACCCTATTGGGGTTCATGTTCATTGTCGGAAATGTGATGCTCATAGAGATGTTGATGCCTGATCTTGTGGGACCT GGTCCCTCTTGGCTATATTACAGTTTTGCTTTCGGCATGTGGAT GTACTCCACGCTGGATAATGTTGACGGCAAACAAGCTCGGAGAACGGGAACGTCTAGTGGGTTGGGGGAGCTGTTTGA TCATGGAATCGACTCCTTGAATTGTACGCTTGCTAGTCTGCTAGAGACTGCCGCGTTGGGCTTTGGCTCCACTAATCTAGGCGCCTGGACAGCTCTTGTTCCTTGCCTCGCAATGTATTTTTCCACCTGGGAGACCTATCATACACATACTCTCTACCTCGGCTACTTCAATGGCCCTACTGAGGGTCTTTTGATCGCAATTGGTTTGATGGTGGCATCGGGCTGGTATGGGCCTGAGATATGGTCTCGGCCGATAGTCGAGTTCTTAAATATCCCCCAGATCTTTGGAAACAACTCAGTGAAGGATCTTTGGattcccctccttctctcatCGTTCTTCTTGGGACATTTGCCTGGTTGTGTCTACAATGTCATTTCTTCGAGGAGAAAACAGAATCTCCCCATATCCCCGATCTTCAAGGAGTGGGTGCCAATGATCGTCTTCACTGGATGCAACATGGCTTGGCTCTTCTCTCCTTATTCGAGAATATTGGCTGATAACCGCTTGGTGTTGTACTGTTGGACAATCTCGTTCGTCTTTGGACGGATGACTACAAAGATCATTCTTGCGCATCTGCTGAGACAGCCATTCCCCCATTGGACCGTCTTGCAAACACCTCTGGTTGGCGGTGCTGTTTTGGTGAACTTGCCCTGGATTGGTCTTCCCGGGATGAGCGCATGGGTGGAGCTCCTGTACCTGCGGATGTATCTCCTCTTTGCCTTTGTCATCTATATGTACTGGGCATTCTTGGTCATCAACCGGATCACGACCTTCTTGGGTATCAATTGTTTGACGATTCGGCGCGACAAATCGACAGCCCGAGAGCAGGCTTACCGTGACCTTGGTGAGAGAAATTTCGAGGATGCCAATACTGGTGGTGACACTAACGCGGGGCGCTATAAAAGTCATTGA
- a CDS encoding putative choline transporter Hnm1 yields MYRSTDTAAPGMKAPDSRESAVIHVQDADELRLAQMGHKQELKRHFSVWSLIGLAANCTISWTGKLAICNCGRARTWLDHFHQRWWARCSIMPLTKLVIYGFILVFILQCFLGTSLAEFVSAYPVEGGMYHWIAAIAPKRYNSLLSFLTGWIFTAASTNLVYASNFMALIALYHDDIKLQPWMTFVAYQVLNVLTSAVVMFGNRFIPGINKFALVYLQLAWFVITVTVAATAPTHNDSKFVFRTWMNNTGWDSNVICFITGLVNPLFALACTLIIAFITGLSYLLSLMFSVQDWSSLADSPTGLPLAAIFGQATQSRGGAFALTFLLWIAIGPCMIGSQLSTGRMLWAFARDDGLPFSKVWARVNPRFGVPLNAQLCVAVIVSLLGCIYLGSSTAFNSMLSSATYAIIALLLNLIQPLRDNIMTINNIAYLVPIFTNVVLNRSTMHHGPFCLPHIAGMTVNIVTVVWLVFAIVFFSFPFYMPVTASNMNYTCVCVGGFIIVELIWWLIAGKRYSKTVQKAREEENNVMVRVDSKNL; encoded by the exons ATGTACAGATCTACAGATACTGCTGCTCCTGGCATGAAAGCCCCAGACAGCAGAGAGTCTGCGGTCATCCACGTTCAAGATGCAGATGAGCTGCGCTTGGCCCAAATGG GTCACAAACAGGAACTAAAGCGCCATTTCTCTGTCTGGAGTTTAATTGGACTGGCCGCTAACTGTACCATATCCTGGACTGGTAAGCTGGCTATCTGTAACTGTGGTCG GGCTCGGACTTGGCTTGATCACTTCCATCAACGCTGGTGGGCCCGGTGCTC GATTATGCCACTAACCAAGCTAGTTATCTATGGATTCATCCTCGTTTTTATCCTTCAGTGTTTCTTGGGCACCTCGTTGGCTGAATTCGTCTCGGCTTACCCAGTCGAAGGTGGAATGTACCACTGGATCGCAGCTATTGCCCCAAAGCGCTATAACAGTCTCCTGAGCTTCCTGACGGGCT GGATATTTACGGCGGCATCAACAAATCTGGTATATGCCTCAAACTTCATGGCTCTAATTGCGTTGTACCACGATGACATCAAGCTCCAACCATGGATGACCTTTGTTGCATATCAGGTCTTGAATGTGTTGACATCTGCTGTGGTTATGTTTGGAAACCGTTTCATCCCGGGAATCAATAAGTTTGCCT TGGTATACCTCCAGCTAGCATGGTTTGTCATCACGGTCACAGTGGCCGCGACAGCGCCAACCCACAATGATAGCAAGTTTGTTTTTCGGACCTGGATGAACAATACGGGCTGGGACAGCAATGTTATCTGTTTCATCACAGGTCTAGTAAATCCGCTATTTGCCCTCG CATGCACCCTCATTATTGCCTTCATTACAGGGCTTTCTTACCTTCTGAGCCTTATGTTCTCGGTACAAGACTGGTCGAGCCTGGCAGACAGCCCAACGGGTCTCCCACTTGCAGCGATCTTTGGTCAAGCAACACAGAGTCGAGGAGGCGCTTTCGCACTGACATTCCTTCTATGGATTGCTATTGGGCCTTGCATGATTGGCTCACAGCTCA GCACTGGAAGAATGCTTTGGGCTTTTGCTCGAGATGATGGCCTCCCCTTTTCCAAGGT GTGGGCCCGAGTCAACCCTCGATTCGGGGTCCCATTGAACGCACAATTGTGTGTTGCAGTGATTGTAAGCCTTCTGGGCTGTATCTATCTGGGATCTAGCACTGCCTTCAACTCCATGCTTAGCTCCGCAACGTACGCTATTATTgccctccttctcaatcttATTCAGCCACTTCGAGATAACATTAT GACGATTAACAATATCGCATACCTCGTGCCCATCTTCACCAATGTCGTGCTGAATCGCAGCACGATGCATCACGGCCCTTTTTGCCTACCGCATATTGCAGGCATGACCGTCAACATTGTTACTGTCGTCTGGCTGGTCTttgccatcgtcttcttcagttTTCCGTTCTATATGCCCGTGACCG CATCAAACATGAACTACACGTGCGTCTGTGTCGGCGGATTCATCATCGTTGAGCTCATTTGGTGGCTGATTGCGGGCAAGCGGTACTCGAAGACGGTGCAAAAGGcgagggaggaagagaacaaTGTGATGGTTAGGGTGGACAGCAAGAACTTGTGA
- a CDS encoding phosphoinositide binding domain-containing protein yields MERANEETSLVPRPQPLPSPPLHPSTASSKVSDTDALVTTSLSNGVSVGNGTVFPHARNGGPKDRPVSGIVPPYWSHHRNASRTSQISLEQPAITLEDHTEDPDSETSRGLWARSVSVDDHVVVQGKSGIGAYVVWSCTIQTLEGGPISVRMRYSEFDDLRQKLISSFPHAKNALPALPPKSVLFKFRPAFLESRRVGLEYFLNCVLLNPEFSSSPVVKDFLFGRMC; encoded by the exons ATGGAGCGAGCGAATGAGGAGACGAGCCTGGTGCCTCGCCCGCAACCGCTGCCAtcccctcctctccatcccTCGACGGCATCCTCCAAGGTCTCAGACACTGATGCGCTCGTGACGACCTCCCTTTCTAACGGCGTCAGCGTCGGCAATGGCACCGTTTTCCCGCACGCCCGCAATGGTGGCCCCAAAGATCGCCCGGTCTCCGGCATAGTTCCGCCGTACTGGAGTCACCATCGGAATGCCTCCCGTACCTCTCAGATCTCTCTCGAACAGCCCGCGATCACCCTGGAAGACCATACAGAGGATCCAGATTCGGAGACGAGCCGCGGACTATGGGCCAGGAGCGTATCTGTAGATGATCATGTTGTCGTCCAGGGAAAGTCCGGCATTGGCGCATATGTGGTGTGGAGCTGTACCATACAAACCCTCGAG GGTGGTCCCATCAGCGTTCGCATGAG GTACTCTGAATTCGATGACTTGAGACAAAAGCTGATATCCTCATTCCCGCACGCGAAGAATGCTTTACCAGCTCTACCACCGAAGAGTGTTCTCT TCAAATTCCGTCCAGCATTCCTTGAATCCCGACGGGTCGGGTTGGAATACTTCTTGAA CTGTGTCCTTCTTAATCCTGAATTTTCGAGTTCGCCGGTCGTGAAAGACTTTCTATTTGGACGCATGTGCTAA